In Candidatus Promineifilum breve, one genomic interval encodes:
- a CDS encoding 6-phosphofructokinase → MKRIGILTSGGDAPGMNAALRAVVRTGLNRGLEIYAIYEGYAGMVEGGDRIKPMRWSDVGGILHLGGTIIGSARCKEFRERAGRLRATRNLLLHEIEGLVVIGGDGSLSGADVLRREWEGLVQELVDSGQVSKKSAGRSKSLAVVGIIGSIDNDMFGSDITTGADTALHRIIEATDAISSTAASHQRSFVVEVMGRHCGYLALMSAMASGADWVLIPESPPDVEDWESKMCEALKKGRQMGRRDSMVIVAEGARDKNGKPITSEHVKKALEERLGEDTRITVLGHVQRGGSPSAFDRNLSTLLGAEAVEAITTMDPAGQPLVIGMQGNKITRTPLNVALEKTRAVADAVAAKNFEEALALRGNSFSRSFDIVRTLVRASPHPPAPDQRRLRLAILHGGGPAPGMNTAARAAVRIGIDRGHIILGVRNAFRGLINNEIAELNWMDVNGWATRGGSELGTNRTIPKGRDLYAIARTLEEHQIDGILMIGGWSGYQSVLELSSQRNNYPAFDIPMVCLPATINNNLLGTELSVGADTALNSIISAVDKIKNSAVASQRAFIVEVMGYYCGYLALMGALATGAERVYLHEEGVAMRHLVQDVEDFRHAFQHGKRLGLVIRNEMANEVYTTNFMRMLFEEEGGDLFDVRQAILGHMQQGGAPSPFDRIFATRLAVNCVDYLEEQIARQESAGVCIGQVQGELKFTNLDEAPRQMDYDHSRPRKQWWMDLRPIARSLASQGPIVHGEGHRG, encoded by the coding sequence ATGAAAAGGATCGGAATATTAACGAGTGGCGGCGACGCCCCCGGTATGAATGCGGCTCTGCGGGCCGTGGTGCGCACCGGGCTAAATCGCGGGCTGGAAATCTACGCCATCTATGAGGGGTATGCGGGCATGGTGGAGGGCGGCGACCGCATCAAGCCCATGCGCTGGAGCGACGTGGGCGGCATCCTCCACCTCGGCGGCACGATCATCGGCTCGGCGCGCTGCAAGGAGTTTCGCGAGCGGGCCGGCCGGCTGCGGGCCACGCGCAATCTACTGTTGCACGAGATCGAGGGCCTAGTGGTCATCGGCGGCGACGGCAGCCTGAGCGGCGCGGACGTGTTGCGCCGCGAGTGGGAAGGGCTGGTGCAGGAACTGGTCGACTCCGGCCAGGTCAGCAAGAAAAGCGCCGGCCGCAGCAAATCGCTGGCCGTCGTCGGCATCATCGGCTCCATCGACAACGATATGTTCGGCAGCGACATCACCACCGGCGCGGACACGGCCCTGCACCGGATTATCGAGGCTACCGACGCCATCTCCAGCACCGCCGCCAGCCACCAGCGCAGCTTTGTCGTCGAGGTGATGGGCCGCCATTGTGGCTATCTGGCCCTGATGAGCGCCATGGCCTCCGGCGCGGACTGGGTGCTGATCCCTGAGTCGCCGCCCGACGTGGAAGATTGGGAATCGAAGATGTGCGAGGCCCTGAAGAAGGGCCGCCAGATGGGCCGCCGCGACAGCATGGTCATCGTGGCCGAGGGCGCGCGCGACAAAAACGGCAAACCCATCACTAGCGAGCACGTCAAAAAGGCGCTGGAAGAGAGGCTGGGCGAGGACACCCGCATCACGGTGCTGGGCCACGTCCAGCGCGGTGGCTCGCCCAGCGCCTTCGACCGCAATCTGAGCACGCTGCTGGGGGCCGAGGCGGTCGAAGCCATCACCACCATGGACCCCGCCGGCCAGCCGCTGGTCATCGGTATGCAGGGTAACAAGATAACCCGCACGCCGCTCAACGTCGCCCTGGAAAAGACCCGGGCTGTGGCCGATGCCGTGGCCGCCAAGAACTTTGAGGAGGCGCTGGCGCTACGCGGCAATTCGTTCAGCCGCTCGTTCGACATTGTGCGCACGCTCGTCCGCGCCTCGCCCCATCCGCCCGCGCCCGATCAGCGCCGCTTGCGGCTGGCGATTCTCCACGGTGGCGGCCCGGCGCCGGGTATGAACACTGCCGCCCGCGCCGCCGTCCGTATCGGCATCGACCGCGGCCACATCATTCTGGGTGTCCGCAACGCCTTCCGGGGCCTGATCAATAACGAGATCGCCGAACTGAACTGGATGGACGTCAACGGCTGGGCCACGCGCGGCGGCTCCGAACTGGGTACCAACCGCACCATACCCAAGGGGCGCGACCTGTACGCCATTGCCCGCACGCTGGAGGAACACCAGATCGACGGCATTCTGATGATCGGCGGTTGGTCGGGCTATCAATCGGTCCTGGAGTTGTCCAGCCAACGCAACAATTACCCGGCCTTCGATATCCCGATGGTTTGTTTGCCGGCGACGATCAACAACAACCTGCTGGGCACCGAGTTGAGCGTGGGGGCCGATACGGCGCTCAACAGCATCATCTCGGCCGTGGACAAGATCAAGAATTCGGCCGTGGCCTCGCAGCGGGCGTTCATCGTCGAGGTGATGGGCTACTACTGCGGCTATCTGGCCCTGATGGGGGCGCTGGCGACGGGGGCCGAGCGGGTCTATCTGCACGAAGAAGGCGTCGCCATGCGCCATCTGGTGCAGGACGTGGAGGATTTCCGCCACGCCTTCCAGCACGGCAAGCGGCTGGGTCTCGTCATCCGCAATGAGATGGCGAATGAGGTCTACACCACCAACTTCATGCGGATGCTCTTCGAAGAAGAGGGCGGCGACCTGTTCGACGTGCGCCAGGCCATCCTGGGCCACATGCAACAGGGCGGCGCGCCGTCCCCCTTCGACCGCATCTTCGCCACCCGTCTGGCCGTGAATTGTGTCGATTATCTGGAGGAGCAGATCGCCCGCCAGGAATCGGCCGGCGTGTGTATCGGCCAGGTGCAGGGCGAATTAAAATTCACCAATCTGGACGAAGCGCCGCGGCAGATGGATTACGACCATAGCCGGCCGCGCAAACAGTGGTGGATGGATCTGCGGCCGATTGCCCGCAGCTTGGCCTCTCAGGGGCCGATTGTGCATGGCGAGGGGCATCGCGGGTAG
- the priA gene encoding replication restart helicase PriA translates to METGRFAEVVVNVETPLSDAYHYHIPADLRPALAIGHLVEVEFGRRLAQGIIVGFADSAPVEETKPVISLIDPEPVLWPWQIELARWLSRRYMAPLNACFRLLLPPGLTRWADSIYDINPRWDGEGKLTELQQRLVDLLLERGDQRGRQIARHLKDKKWTAAATQLTNRGILRRASVLDPPRVRPKQVRTVELIAGPARIRAAAPRLGRATKAAAVLAYLADAADPLPAEADVLDATGATIKHLDALAAAGLITRSPAAEVVVPISRAKAPPELLAVRPRLPLAPDALPRPELLPGWLAAGLVRVEAQPATVSLAVPARRVTGHILRLGRAEVYGRILDYLADEARAVALSDVYATTGATLYHLRKLVALDLVRLGDEHVWRDSLADRDFAPADPPELTLDQARVWGRIKVAMIQDEADDEDDEPFDDDDEPDTTTGDEVDPLDAATPFLLHGVTGSGKTEIYMRAIDYALARGQRAIMLVPEIALTPQTVRRFAARFPGRVAVLHSALSDGERYDTWRRARAGLFDIAIGPRSALFAPLPNLGVIVLDEEHDSSYKQTPPVPPPYYHAREAAIALGAFTGAAVILGSATPDVVTYHRARSGRYQLLELPKRIMGHRRRIEDQAGRLNVLSRYQPLTDGGDGDGGDIMRLDEALTIPLPPIQVTDMRQELRAGNRSVFSRALELAVSETLARGEQAILFLNRRGTATFVNCRDCGHVMNCPRCGIPLTYHQPRMMLVCHQCARREPHPHVCPNCGSDRIRYFGLGTERLQELVRERWPEARLVRWDRDTTGEEGSHEALLAGFINRESDILVGTQMIAKGLDLPFVTLVGVISADIALGLPDYNTGERVFQVLAQVAGRAGRGLLGGRVIIQTYNPEHYAVRAAAEHDYAAFYLDEMRFRTQRALPPFRRIVRLLVSDPVNDRAEEMARDMARVLNLAVRERSLAATDVLGPTPAFFTRLDGRYRWHIVVHTPDPHRLLDDLPIPRPWVVDIDPESTL, encoded by the coding sequence ATGGAAACCGGCCGCTTTGCCGAAGTCGTCGTCAACGTGGAGACGCCCCTCTCCGACGCCTATCACTACCACATCCCGGCCGACTTACGACCGGCGTTAGCCATCGGCCACCTGGTCGAAGTGGAGTTCGGCCGCCGCCTGGCCCAGGGCATCATCGTCGGTTTCGCCGACAGCGCCCCGGTCGAAGAGACCAAGCCGGTCATCTCGCTCATCGACCCCGAGCCGGTGCTGTGGCCGTGGCAGATCGAGCTGGCCCGCTGGCTCAGCCGCCGCTACATGGCCCCGCTCAACGCCTGCTTCCGCCTGCTGCTGCCGCCCGGCCTGACGCGCTGGGCCGATAGCATCTACGATATCAATCCCCGCTGGGACGGCGAGGGCAAGCTGACCGAGCTACAGCAGCGTCTGGTCGATTTGCTGCTCGAACGGGGCGATCAACGCGGTCGCCAGATCGCTCGCCACCTGAAGGACAAGAAATGGACGGCCGCGGCCACCCAACTGACTAACCGGGGTATTCTGCGCCGCGCCTCGGTGCTCGATCCGCCGCGGGTGCGGCCGAAGCAGGTGCGCACCGTCGAACTGATCGCCGGGCCGGCCCGCATCCGCGCCGCCGCGCCCCGGTTGGGCCGCGCCACCAAGGCGGCGGCCGTGCTGGCCTACCTGGCCGACGCGGCCGACCCACTACCGGCCGAGGCCGACGTGCTGGACGCCACCGGAGCTACGATCAAACACCTGGACGCGTTGGCCGCCGCGGGGCTGATCACCCGTAGCCCGGCGGCCGAAGTCGTCGTGCCCATCTCGCGGGCCAAGGCCCCGCCGGAACTGCTGGCCGTCCGGCCGCGGTTGCCGCTGGCTCCGGACGCGCTGCCCCGACCGGAACTGTTGCCGGGCTGGCTGGCCGCCGGGCTGGTGCGCGTCGAGGCCCAGCCGGCGACGGTCAGCCTGGCCGTGCCGGCGCGGCGGGTCACGGGTCACATCCTGCGCCTGGGGCGGGCCGAGGTATATGGCCGCATCCTCGATTATCTGGCCGACGAAGCGCGGGCCGTTGCTCTCAGCGACGTGTATGCCACTACGGGGGCGACGCTGTACCATCTGCGTAAGCTGGTCGCGCTGGATTTGGTGCGGCTGGGCGACGAACACGTCTGGCGCGACTCGCTGGCCGACCGCGACTTCGCCCCGGCCGACCCGCCGGAGTTGACCCTCGATCAGGCCCGCGTCTGGGGCCGCATCAAGGTCGCCATGATCCAGGACGAGGCCGACGACGAAGATGATGAGCCGTTCGACGACGACGACGAGCCGGACACGACCACTGGCGATGAAGTCGATCCGCTAGATGCCGCAACCCCATTCCTGCTCCACGGCGTCACCGGCAGCGGCAAGACCGAAATCTACATGCGGGCCATCGACTACGCCCTGGCCCGCGGCCAACGGGCGATTATGCTCGTGCCGGAGATCGCCCTGACGCCGCAGACGGTGCGCCGCTTTGCCGCCCGTTTTCCCGGCCGCGTGGCCGTGCTCCATAGCGCCCTCAGCGACGGCGAACGGTACGACACCTGGCGGCGCGCCCGCGCCGGACTGTTCGATATCGCTATCGGGCCGCGCAGTGCCCTGTTCGCGCCGCTGCCCAATCTGGGCGTCATCGTGCTGGACGAAGAGCACGACAGCAGCTATAAGCAGACGCCGCCCGTGCCGCCGCCCTACTACCACGCCCGCGAGGCGGCCATCGCCCTGGGAGCCTTCACCGGCGCGGCGGTCATCCTGGGCAGCGCCACGCCCGACGTGGTGACCTACCACCGGGCGCGCTCCGGCCGCTACCAGTTGCTGGAACTACCCAAGCGCATCATGGGCCACCGGCGGCGTATCGAGGATCAGGCCGGGCGGCTCAACGTGCTCAGTCGCTACCAGCCGTTGACGGATGGCGGCGACGGCGACGGCGGCGACATCATGCGCCTGGACGAGGCCCTGACCATCCCCCTGCCGCCCATTCAGGTGACCGACATGCGCCAGGAGTTGCGGGCGGGAAACCGCTCCGTCTTTAGCCGGGCGCTGGAGTTGGCCGTCAGCGAGACACTGGCCCGCGGCGAGCAAGCGATCCTCTTCCTGAACCGGCGCGGCACGGCGACCTTCGTCAATTGCCGCGACTGCGGCCACGTGATGAACTGCCCGCGCTGCGGCATCCCTCTGACCTACCACCAGCCGCGAATGATGCTGGTTTGCCACCAGTGCGCCCGGCGTGAGCCTCACCCCCACGTCTGTCCTAATTGCGGCTCGGATCGCATCCGCTACTTTGGGCTGGGCACCGAGCGGCTACAGGAGTTGGTGCGCGAGCGCTGGCCGGAGGCGCGGCTGGTGCGCTGGGATCGCGACACCACCGGCGAGGAGGGGTCGCACGAGGCGCTACTGGCCGGGTTCATCAATCGCGAGTCCGACATCCTGGTGGGCACGCAGATGATCGCCAAGGGGCTGGACTTGCCGTTTGTGACGCTGGTCGGGGTCATTTCGGCCGACATCGCCCTGGGCTTGCCCGACTACAACACCGGCGAGCGCGTCTTCCAGGTGCTGGCCCAGGTGGCGGGGCGGGCCGGGCGCGGCTTGCTGGGCGGGCGGGTCATCATCCAGACCTACAACCCGGAGCATTACGCCGTGCGGGCCGCGGCCGAGCACGATTACGCCGCGTTCTATCTGGACGAGATGCGCTTTCGCACCCAGCGCGCGCTGCCGCCGTTTCGGCGTATCGTGCGCCTGCTGGTGAGCGATCCGGTGAACGACCGGGCTGAGGAAATGGCCCGCGACATGGCCCGCGTGCTGAATCTGGCCGTGCGCGAGCGGTCGCTGGCCGCCACCGACGTGCTGGGGCCGACGCCGGCCTTCTTCACCCGGCTCGACGGCCGCTACCGCTGGCACATCGTCGTCCACACCCCCGACCCCCATCGCCTGCTGGATGATCTGCCCATCCCCCGGCCCTGGGTGGTGGACATCGACCCGGAAAGCACGTTATAA
- a CDS encoding fumarylacetoacetate hydrolase family protein has protein sequence MGLRRGDEIIDLSPCVSDLLSLIDGGSAALEQVRAYAEGATTTLPLAGVRLLAPIPVPRRNVMCVGKNYAAHTRESYEARGEAVEAIDYPVIFTKTTTCVNGPYDDIPYDAAVSEQIDYEAELAVIIGRRVKNATRDEAMAAVFGYTVLNDVTARDLQTLHKQFFKGKSLDGSCPMGPWIVTADAVPDPYALRITCRVNGQLRQDSAAETMTFDIPTIIGHLSRGMTLLPGDIIATGTPSGVGFAMKPPVFLRPGDVVECAIEGIGVIRNRVAGGE, from the coding sequence GTGGGTCTACGGCGTGGCGACGAAATTATCGACCTGTCCCCTTGTGTCTCCGACCTGCTTAGCCTGATTGACGGCGGCTCGGCCGCGCTGGAACAGGTGCGCGCCTATGCCGAAGGGGCGACGACGACCCTGCCGCTGGCCGGCGTCCGCTTGCTGGCCCCTATCCCAGTCCCCCGCCGCAACGTCATGTGCGTGGGCAAAAATTATGCCGCCCATACCCGCGAATCCTACGAGGCGCGCGGCGAAGCGGTGGAAGCCATCGACTACCCGGTCATCTTCACCAAGACGACGACCTGCGTCAACGGCCCCTATGACGATATTCCCTACGATGCCGCCGTGTCGGAGCAGATCGACTACGAGGCCGAGCTGGCGGTCATCATCGGCCGCCGCGTCAAGAACGCCACGCGCGACGAGGCGATGGCCGCCGTCTTCGGCTACACCGTGCTCAACGACGTGACCGCCCGCGACCTGCAAACATTGCACAAGCAGTTCTTCAAGGGCAAGAGCCTGGACGGCAGTTGCCCGATGGGGCCGTGGATCGTCACCGCCGACGCCGTCCCCGATCCCTACGCCCTGCGCATCACCTGCCGCGTCAACGGCCAATTGCGCCAGGACAGCGCGGCCGAGACGATGACCTTCGACATCCCGACGATCATCGGCCATCTGTCGCGCGGCATGACCCTGCTGCCGGGCGACATCATCGCCACCGGCACGCCCAGCGGTGTCGGTTTTGCCATGAAGCCGCCCGTCTTCCTGCGGCCGGGCGATGTGGTGGAGTGTGCCATTGAGGGGATTGGGGTGATTCGTAATCGGGTGGCGGGTGGCGAGTAG
- a CDS encoding 6-phosphofructokinase: MRIGILTGGGDVPGLNPCIKSVVNRAVDAGHEVVGIRRGWGGLLLVDRDDPATIDRYILPLDNAAVRTIDRTGGTILHTSRTNPSKVKPGAVPDFLKDPEHPEAEAADSTPRDFTPHVLKNLEHLKIDRLIPIGGDDTLSYGERLHREGFPVVAIPKTMDNDVYGTDYCIGFSTAVTRSVQFIHQLRTSAGSHERIAVIELFGRNSGETSLISSYLAGVDRALISEVPFDPERLAALVMKDKKTNPSNYAMVTVSEGAHMVGGMVVEYGETDAYGHRKLGGIGDITGEALKKLTGENIITQKIAYLMRSGAPDALDLMVGTNYAHLAVDLIVSGSSGRMVALRDGSYTHVAMSMVTSGLKRVDVDELYDAQNYRPKVRHVLGKPMFLY, from the coding sequence ATGAGAATCGGTATTTTGACAGGCGGCGGCGACGTGCCCGGCCTGAATCCCTGTATCAAATCGGTGGTCAATCGCGCCGTTGACGCGGGCCACGAAGTGGTAGGCATCCGTCGCGGCTGGGGCGGTCTGCTTCTGGTTGACCGCGACGATCCGGCGACCATAGACAGATATATCCTGCCGCTGGACAATGCCGCGGTGCGCACCATCGACCGTACCGGCGGCACGATCCTCCATACCAGCCGCACCAACCCCAGCAAAGTGAAGCCCGGCGCCGTGCCCGACTTCCTGAAAGACCCGGAACACCCTGAAGCCGAAGCGGCCGATAGCACGCCCCGCGACTTTACGCCCCACGTGCTCAAAAATCTGGAGCACCTGAAAATCGACCGCCTCATCCCCATCGGCGGCGACGATACGCTCAGCTACGGCGAGCGGCTCCATCGCGAGGGCTTCCCGGTGGTGGCTATCCCCAAGACGATGGACAACGACGTCTATGGCACGGACTACTGCATCGGCTTCAGTACGGCCGTCACCCGCAGCGTCCAGTTCATCCACCAGTTGCGCACCAGCGCCGGCTCCCACGAGCGCATCGCCGTCATCGAGCTGTTTGGCCGCAACTCCGGCGAGACCAGCCTGATCAGCTCCTACCTGGCCGGCGTCGACCGCGCCTTGATCTCCGAAGTACCGTTCGACCCGGAGCGTTTGGCCGCGTTGGTGATGAAGGACAAAAAGACCAACCCCAGCAATTATGCGATGGTCACCGTCAGCGAGGGCGCCCACATGGTCGGCGGCATGGTCGTGGAGTACGGCGAGACCGATGCCTACGGCCACCGGAAGCTGGGCGGCATCGGCGACATCACCGGCGAGGCGCTGAAGAAACTGACCGGCGAGAACATCATCACCCAGAAGATCGCCTATCTGATGCGCTCCGGCGCGCCGGACGCGCTCGACCTGATGGTCGGCACGAACTATGCCCATCTGGCGGTCGATCTCATCGTCAGCGGTTCCAGCGGGCGTATGGTGGCCCTGCGCGACGGCTCCTATACCCACGTGGCGATGAGCATGGTCACCAGTGGCCTGAAGCGCGTTGACGTCGATGAACTGTACGACGCGCAGAACTACCGGCCCAAGGTGCGCCACGTTTTGGGCAAGCCGATGTTCTTGTATTGA
- a CDS encoding gamma-glutamylcyclotransferase family protein, with the protein MPGVQLPIFIYGTLLPGERYHPLLRGAVAAVQTARLPRARLYDLGYFPMLIDAPDGEARGLLITLRPERYDGIMALLDRVEGIGQASWGRPLFRRERRVIVTAGGRDVIAWVYVGWPPTVAGREPIDTDWKSYVLALVKSV; encoded by the coding sequence ATGCCAGGTGTTCAACTGCCCATCTTCATCTATGGTACGCTGTTGCCGGGCGAGCGGTATCACCCGCTGCTGCGTGGGGCGGTGGCGGCCGTGCAAACGGCGCGCCTGCCGCGGGCGCGGCTGTATGATCTGGGCTACTTCCCCATGCTGATCGACGCGCCGGATGGGGAGGCCCGTGGATTGCTCATCACGCTGCGACCGGAACGCTACGACGGGATCATGGCCCTGCTGGATCGCGTGGAGGGCATCGGCCAGGCATCGTGGGGCCGGCCGCTCTTCCGGCGCGAGCGGCGCGTGATCGTTACCGCCGGCGGCCGTGACGTGATCGCCTGGGTCTACGTCGGTTGGCCGCCCACCGTCGCCGGGCGGGAACCCATCGACACGGACTGGAAAAGTTACGTTCTTGCCCTTGTTAAATCTGTGTAA
- a CDS encoding PA14 domain-containing protein — protein MSLLSRRSAWLAALFASAMALLLLGSRPAAAQDAQWLGQFFNNQNLNGSPVVTRWDNSINFRWWGGAPDPRVGDDNFSVRWTRSVAFDAGNYRFQATMDDGMRVWIDGQLVIDSWTPSQEHTVSVDRFMSAGNHDFRVEHFEDGGMATAIFTWDLIGAGNAGPQFPNWQGVYFNTPNLAGAPVLVRDDRYLNQNWGEGSPGPGVNADFWSARWTRAVAVQPGRYRVTLTSDDGSRIWINGNLVIDNWLDQQTTASAEIVASGNTANVVVEFYDSYGPAFLQVDLIPLGGAVTLPANPGNCNVAPTGLQAQVTASVRLNVRQGPGTQFPALTQLEPCATVPMTGFVSGDRQWVGVNLIGGTTGWVFAQYVRTGVDIATLPSPR, from the coding sequence ATGTCTCTCTTATCTCGTCGTTCCGCCTGGTTGGCGGCCTTATTCGCGTCGGCGATGGCCTTGTTACTCTTGGGCAGCCGCCCGGCCGCGGCCCAGGATGCCCAATGGCTGGGCCAATTCTTCAACAACCAGAACCTCAATGGCTCGCCCGTCGTCACCCGCTGGGATAACAGTATCAATTTCCGCTGGTGGGGCGGCGCGCCCGACCCCCGCGTCGGCGACGACAACTTCTCCGTCCGCTGGACTCGCTCCGTCGCCTTCGACGCGGGCAACTATCGCTTCCAGGCGACAATGGACGACGGGATGCGCGTCTGGATCGACGGTCAACTGGTCATCGACAGTTGGACGCCCAGCCAGGAGCACACCGTCTCGGTCGATCGCTTCATGTCGGCCGGCAACCACGACTTCCGCGTGGAGCACTTTGAGGACGGCGGGATGGCGACGGCCATCTTCACCTGGGACCTCATCGGCGCCGGCAACGCTGGCCCGCAATTCCCCAACTGGCAGGGCGTCTATTTCAACACGCCCAACCTGGCCGGCGCGCCGGTTCTCGTGCGCGATGACCGCTATCTGAACCAGAACTGGGGCGAAGGCTCACCCGGCCCCGGCGTCAATGCCGATTTCTGGTCGGCGCGCTGGACGCGGGCGGTGGCCGTGCAACCCGGTCGCTATCGGGTTACCCTGACCAGCGACGACGGGTCGCGTATCTGGATCAACGGCAATCTGGTAATCGATAACTGGCTTGACCAGCAGACCACTGCCTCGGCCGAAATCGTCGCCAGCGGCAACACGGCCAACGTCGTCGTGGAGTTCTACGACAGCTACGGCCCGGCCTTCTTACAGGTCGATCTCATCCCGCTCGGCGGTGCGGTCACGCTACCGGCCAACCCTGGTAATTGCAACGTCGCCCCCACCGGATTGCAGGCGCAGGTCACCGCCTCTGTACGTCTCAACGTGCGCCAAGGCCCTGGCACGCAGTTCCCGGCGCTGACGCAACTGGAGCCATGCGCCACGGTTCCCATGACCGGCTTCGTCAGTGGCGACCGCCAGTGGGTGGGGGTCAACCTCATCGGCGGGACGACGGGCTGGGTCTTTGCCCAATACGTGCGCACCGGCGTGGATATTGCCACGCTGCCATCACCCAGGTAA
- a CDS encoding S1C family serine protease: MYRFHRSPLLVFFVLLALFALACQAVSLGQPQSTPVAPAAQQALVDQAVATVMAQLPETTGNGSGVAVVPVSTDMEATLIALYERVNPSVVHIFVLDDQGFTAGSGSGFVYDAGGHIVTNNHVVTGSGGLEVVFADGQRRAAEVVGSDVDSDLAVIRVESLPDGVQPLTLGDSNRVQVGQFAVAIGNPFDETGSLSLGIISGLGRSLTSDRIAEGGGRYSLPQVIQTDAAINPGNSGGPLLNLAGEVIGVNSAISTSTGTNSGVGFSIPVNAVHRVAPALIAEGVYHYPYIGVSMTSIDLAAQQELGLPQANGIYITDTTPGSPAEVAGLRASGRNDTLGTLPGGDFIIAVDGRPMSEPDDLIAFLVFDAVVGQTISLTVIRDGEQIEVPLTLGERP, encoded by the coding sequence ATGTATCGCTTCCACCGTTCGCCCCTCCTCGTGTTCTTTGTCCTTCTCGCGTTATTCGCTCTGGCCTGTCAGGCCGTTTCCCTCGGCCAACCGCAAAGTACGCCTGTCGCCCCCGCCGCGCAACAGGCGTTGGTCGATCAGGCCGTCGCCACGGTCATGGCCCAACTGCCGGAAACAACCGGCAATGGCTCCGGCGTGGCCGTCGTGCCGGTCAGCACCGACATGGAGGCGACGCTGATCGCCCTCTACGAGCGGGTCAACCCGTCCGTTGTCCACATCTTCGTGCTCGACGATCAGGGCTTCACCGCCGGGTCGGGCAGCGGCTTTGTCTACGACGCCGGCGGCCATATCGTGACCAATAACCACGTGGTGACGGGCTCGGGCGGGCTGGAGGTGGTCTTCGCCGACGGCCAGCGCCGCGCGGCCGAGGTCGTCGGCAGCGATGTCGATAGCGATCTGGCCGTCATCCGCGTCGAGTCGCTGCCCGACGGCGTGCAGCCCCTGACGCTGGGCGACTCAAACAGGGTGCAGGTCGGCCAGTTCGCCGTCGCCATCGGCAACCCGTTCGACGAGACGGGGTCGCTGTCGCTGGGCATTATCAGCGGTCTGGGCCGCTCGCTGACGTCCGACCGCATCGCCGAGGGGGGCGGGCGCTATTCGCTGCCGCAGGTCATCCAGACCGACGCGGCCATCAACCCCGGCAATTCCGGCGGGCCGCTGCTGAATCTGGCCGGCGAGGTCATCGGCGTCAACAGCGCCATCAGCACCAGCACGGGCACGAATTCCGGCGTCGGCTTCTCGATCCCGGTCAACGCCGTCCATCGCGTGGCCCCGGCGCTCATCGCCGAGGGGGTCTATCACTACCCCTACATCGGCGTGAGTATGACGAGCATCGATCTGGCCGCCCAACAGGAATTAGGCTTACCCCAGGCCAACGGCATCTACATCACCGACACGACACCCGGCAGCCCGGCCGAGGTGGCCGGCTTGCGGGCCAGCGGCCGCAATGACACCCTCGGCACCCTGCCCGGCGGCGATTTCATTATCGCCGTCGACGGCCGGCCCATGTCCGAGCCGGATGACCTGATCGCCTTTCTCGTATTCGATGCCGTGGTCGGCCAAACGATTTCCCTGACCGTCATTCGTGACGGCGAGCAAATTGAAGTGCCTCTGACGTTGGGCGAGCGGCCCTAG